One Coccinella septempunctata chromosome 8, icCocSept1.1, whole genome shotgun sequence genomic window carries:
- the LOC123318791 gene encoding uncharacterized protein LOC123318791 encodes MKKFLVLVLCLVCVGFSYSYRKKYEDKEKCPRVKAIRNFILEDLLGRWYVIEYYASSEEALSYRCMRAEFTTTTLQDVTMNFTYSFTDDPLNEILIGNITWTIPNPGRSSHWVHSEDTYEGVYNTYVLDSDYKSWALLLHCAEKTNVTRYLSSFIMSRKPTLGNNEKAYLRDKLPRYDIDLTYLFDMSQDDCNSTVSDLIPPPVLLNRQEPSSRRHPMKHVHG; translated from the exons ATGAAGAAGTTTTTGGTGCTTGTTTTGTGCTTGGTTTGTGTCGGTTTTTCTTATTCCTATCGGAAGAAGTACGAGGATAAAGAGAAATGTCCTAGAGTGAAGGCTATAAGGAATTTCATACTTGAAGAT CTTCTAGGAAGATGGTACGTGATTGAATATTACGCCAGTTCTGAAGAAGCGTTATCCTACAGATGCATGCGGGCAGAATTCACCACCACAACACTCCAAGATGTGACCATGAACTTCACCTACAGCTTCACCGACGATCcactgaatgaaattctcatagGGAACATCACATGGACCATTCCTAACCCAGGCAGGTCGTCACACTGGGTACATTCTGAAGATACAT ATGAAGGTGTCTACAACACTTATGTCCTGGATTCAGACTACAAATCATGGGCTCTGCTGTTACACTGTGCCGAAAAGACCAACGTAACCAGATACCTATCCAGCTTCATAATGAGCAGGAAACCGACCCTCGGCAACAACGAAAAGGCGTATCTACGCGACAAATTACCACGCTACGACATCGACCTAACCTATTTGTTCGACATGTCTCAGGACGACTGCAATTCGACTGTCAGTGACTTGATACCTCCACCTGTTCTTCTGAATAGACAAGAGCCATCCTCAAGAAGACACCCCATGAAACATGTCCATGGTTGA
- the LOC123319352 gene encoding cilia- and flagella-associated protein 43, translating to MEDGSSNPTEWCMIGRLSTMQFIGKEVIFYGAGCHLYFINMVTKEHSFYKANNAMCGDGIRYYAGHRSLNFFCFAENCGNPSIFVMSYPKFEIISILEGGSKEGYIAMAFSECSVLVSLGSLPYFNLTVWNWRRGEKLGSSRSHIHRQKQIIRCNTVNPVRISQLGLKTAKLHIWDILMCGKKCIMTHHKVKMPQEKPAPLVMSYWSPEGMLYALDNDGSAYIINSEYILEKIITHNKMGSKLPSFTMWKGDFVITGPNTEIRFYRRTTNTWSLYNSLTPSEVVEKVKSNKNDILVGLTDRAYLVKIDPENKKYEFIKANETEFHNICMVYPVGQYVCLLSQGNMVSVVEIATGEVVSKYDLMGTALTIAGNPEFPYIGIGYINGILELLSIYDSSKLATMAHFNLTTNQISSVYFSEFGRVMVAADIAVGEFFVLEGIPGGHIQVVATVSTSLQVADYMLVPSTNCYRLFVIPVTSNEYIKGNKVIRYCIMDNHQINVKEYHFPDQTKEYSRILSTAKINRDRVFYVMPFNSKYIEEVETRRGDNMIRILNTFETGHQVRRNGFYIDKYHAVTWSYDGFIIARTADMGKVIGHALPHHRRNGGVKKAYIDPLGKYIVSLGNDNIVACTNLINNEPDYGMQEDLIKLLNSNRYALLFQRKTKGFDPGPTMRDYTWLEVDKMRRTEHERKAFQEEKAAIYVEYNEIRNKLRALLNQNLEGPENEKLDLVEFNLDTKYFDEIKEKNRVECKDTEQYIKKYVAAIYRVCDNIKNLCYNTMAVQKRKILGLGSSLNVESYSLLPPEGKKMEELNWIMEQLKLERFVNENDTFTPWKPMTQTERKHFLDQPPQVPVVKKKQIEDLEEEVESVTVDKETIIAMAGSTAQNFIEISPYKYNQLETQTFYQLQLISAVTNNDTVKLREYFNKEFENLMQQKTREMGQIKEKNQRLRYIVDEINYFSTEQIYICITDPVWTAFENIETLVTIQDSQVPIPPYISPSEQAILDAKAAEAERIRLLLLADDFRERALMAMMNGVLEVRWEDELKKDVPLPKCMIEKQPEEFNEDDLRAVKDYEEKVKFLNSERERYKNILDQEYTRITSQIRESVRKFDSRMNELLHLRIKVDEAIIQEVLILCKERLKLLDLMAYAEKELELKKIMVGNEELIRSVDNLINSLQESVMECRNSIEAIQNREKFLDKNLKKDMSEFNQVIQEASVKLLKRRPKVTYKNIMSSTMLQALARAVITKDRPPTLLDECIEYLNALDNLDHFVGVPPTVDEEAYAVICKHRRLRIEHEIKLKSASLALTEAEATVAILQKRLYQKKEVNVRSMADLAQVRTDRLKRLKNVQMQIVLKQGFVEVPMHGNISDFQDAILISRKEVEDINTLILENGRIKLNTMRHTMTFHREIMKMEWTHKKLRMHIEDLNEELNDINHLKVTKEMQVYLKGKEKSLPFEVGLELLKNSYEIILTEKKVAVGKLKKMINVLREDSRKLDAQIRDINVDVCECKLDKDWELDVEAKKQTDKRMQSMAKRSKMIRKIQENHQTILLLQTELELLRLKTYPTIKYRILS from the exons ATGGAGGACGGAAGTTCAAATCCAACAGA ATGGTGTATGATAGGAAGACTCTCAACTATGCAATTCATCGGCAAGGAAGTTATCTTTTATGGTGCTGGCTGCCATTTGTATTTCATAAATATGGTAACAAAGGAGCACTCCTTCTATAAAGCAAATAACGCAATGTGTGGCGATGGCATACGTTACTACGCAGGACATAGAAGtttgaatttcttttgtttCGCCGAGAACTGTGGAAATCCAAGCATTTTCGTGATGAGTTACCCAAAATTTGAGATTATATCGATTTTAGAAG GGGGTTCGAAGGAAGGTTACATTGCAATGGCATTTTCGGAATGTTCAGTGCTGGTTTCTTTAGGTAGTTTGCCTTATTTCAATTTGACGGTATGGAATTGGAGAAGAGGTGAAAAATTGGGGAGCAGTCGAAGCCACATCCACCGACAAAAACAAATTATAAG ATGCAATACCGTCAATCCTGTGAGGATTTCCCAGCTTGGATTGAAGACGGCTAAGCTGCACATTTGGGATATTCTAATGTGCGGTAAAAAATGCATAATGACCCATCACAAAGTGAAGATGCCACAAGAGAAGCCAGCCCCATTGGTGATGTCCTATTGGTCGCCGGAAGGAATGCTTTATGCCTTGGATAACGATGGATCCGCCTATATT ataAATTCCGAATACATTCTAGAGAAGATCATCACGCACAATAAAATGGGGAGTAAATTACCCTCCTTCACGATGTGGAAGGGTGATTTCGTTATAACCGGCCCTAACACAGAAATTCGG TTTTACAGGAGGACCACCAACACTTGGAGCCTCTACAACTCGCTAACGCCCTCCGAAGTAGTGGAAAAGGTAAAATCCAACAAGAACGACATTCTGGTGGGTCTTACAGATAGAGCTTACCTGGTTAAGATAGACCCTGAGAACAAGAAGTACGAGTTCATCAAGGCCAACGAGACAGAGTTCCATAACATCTGTATGGTCTATCCGGTCGGTCAATATGTCTGCCTCCTATCGCAGGGTAATATGGTCAGTGTTGTCGAAATTGCTACCGGGGAGGTG GTGAGCAAGTACGATCTGATGGGCACAGCCCTAACCATAGCCGGCAATCCCGAATTCCCCTACATCGGCATAGGCTACATAAACGGCATACTGGAACTTCTCTCCATTTACGACTCCAGCAAGCTCGCTACCATGGCGCACTTCAATCTCACCACCAACCAGATATCCAGTGTCTATTTCAGCGAGTTCGGCAGAGTCATGGTGGCGGCCGACATAGCGGTGGGGGAATTTTTCGTCCTGGAAGGAATACCCGGAGGTCACATCCAAGTGGTGGCTACCGTCTCCACCAGTCTCCAGGTGGCGGATTACATGCTGGTGCCGTCGACCAACTGCTACAGGTTGTTCGTCATACCGGTGACGTCTAACGAGTACATCAAGGGTAACAAGGTGATACGGTACTGCATAATGGACAACCACCAGATCAACGTTAAAGAGTACCACTTTCCGGACCAAACGAAGGAGTATTCGAGGATTCTGAGCACCGCCAAGATCAACAGGGACAGGGTGTTTTATGTTATGCCCTTCAACTCGAAGTATATCGAAGAGGTGGAAACTAGGAGAGGG GACAATATGATCCGAATACTCAATACTTTCGAGACCGGTCATCAAGTACGCAGAAACGGCTTCTACATCGACAAATATCATGCTGTTACATGGTCTTACGATGGCTTCATCATTGCCAGAACAGCTGATATGGGAAAGGTGATTGGGCATGCACTTCCACACCACAG GAGAAATGGTGGTGTCAAAAAAGCGTACATAGATCCTTTGGGAAAGTACATCGTTAGTTTGGGCAACGACAACATTGTAGCTTGTACCAACCTCATCAACAACGAACCGGATTACGGGATGCAAGAAGACCTAATCAAATTGCTGAATTCCAACAGATACGCCTTGCTGTttcagaggaaaaccaaaggatTCGATCCAGGAC CCACAATGAGGGACTACACCTGGCTGGAGGTCGACAAGATGAGAAGAACGGAACACGAGAGAAAAGCCTTTCAGGAGGAAAAGGCGGCCATCTACGTGGAATACAACGAGATCAGGAACAAGCTTCGAGCGCTCCTCAATCAGAACCTGGAAGGTCCAGAAAACGAGAAACTCGACCTGGTCGAGTTCAACCTGGACACAAAGTACTTCGACGAGATCAAAGAGAAAAACAGGGTGGAGTGCAAGGACACGGAACAGTACATCAAGAAGTATGTGGctgctatatacagggtgtgcgaCAACATAAAGAATCTGTGCTACAACACGATGGCGGTCCAGAAGAGGAAGATTTTGGGGTTGGGATCTTCGTTGAACGTTGAGAGTTATTCCTTGTTGCCACCTGAGGGAAAGAAGATGGAGGAGCTGAACTGGATCATGGAGCAGTTGAAGCTGGAGAGGTTCGTGAACGAGAACGATACGTTTACGCCTTGGAAGCCCATGACACAAAC TGAGCGGAAGCATTTTCTGGATCAACCTCCTCAAGTACCAGTTGTGAAGAAAAAGCAGATTGAAGATTTAGAAGAAGAAGTCGAATCCGTAACTGTGGACAAGGAGACAATCATAGCAATGGCTGGATCTACTGCACAAAATTTTATCGAGATCTCGCCCTATAAGTATAACCAATTAGAAACTCAAACATTTTATCAGCTCCAGCTGATATCAGCAGTAACCAAT AACGACACAGTGAAATTGAGAGAGTACTTCAACAAGGAATTCGAGAACCTCATGCAGCAGAAAACGAGAGAAATGGGACAAATCAAGGAGAAGAATCAAAGATTGCGTTACATAGTTGACGAGATCAACTATTTCTCAACGGAGCAGATCTACATATGTATCACGGATCCTGTTTGGACAGCCTTCGAGAACATTGAGACATTGGTCACTATCCAGGACTCTCAG GTTCCGATTCCTCCCTATATTTCGCCTAGCGAGCAGGCCATTCTAGACGCGAAAGCTGCCGAAGCAGAAAGAATAAGGCTTCTGTTGCTCGCAGACGATTTCAGAGAGAGGGCGCTGATGGCCATGATGAACGGAGTGCTGGAAGTCCGGTGGGAGGATGAACTGAAGAAAGACGTGCCTTTGCCAAAATGCATG ATCGAGAAACAACCGGAGGAGTTCAACGAGGACGATCTGAGGGCCGTCAAGGACTACGAGGAGAAGGTCAAATTTCTGAACAGCGAGAGGGAAAGGTACAAGAACATCCTGGATCAAGAGTACACGAGGATCACATCCCAAATAAGGGAATCCGTGAGGAAATTCGACAGCAGGATGAACGAACTCCTTCATCTCAGGATCAAAGTGGACGAGGCTATAATACAGGAGGTGCTGATACTTTGCAAGGAGAGACTGAAGCTTCTGGATCTGATGGCGTATGCGGAGAAAGAGTTGGAACTCAA GAAGATAATGGTTGGCAATGAGGAACTCATTCGGAGTGTGGACAACCTGATCAATTCGCTCCAAGAGTCCGTCATGGAATGTCGCAATTCTATAGAGGCCATTCAAAACAGGGAGAAATTCCTAGATAAAAATCTGAAGAAAGACATGTCCGAATTCAACCAAGTCATCCAAGAAGCATCCGTCAAGCTGTTGAA GCGTCGACCCAAAGTCACTTACAAGAACATAATGTCATCCACCATGCTCCAAGCCTTAGCCAGGGCAGTAATAACAAAAGACAGGCCTCCTACCCTTCTCGACGAATGTATAGAGTATCTCAACGCTTTAGATAACCTAGACCATTTTGTTGGAGTACCACCAACTGTGGACGAAGAGGCATACGCCGTGATATGCAAGCATAGAAGGTTGAGGATAGAGCACGAGATAAAG CTGAAAAGCGCTTCCCTAGCCCTGACTGAAGCCGAAGCGACCGTAGCTATCCTCCAGAAAAGACTCTATCAGAAGAAAGAAGTCAATGTGCGTTCTATGGCCGATTTGGCACAAGTACGCACAGATCGTCTGAAGAGGCTGAAGAATGTGCAGATGCAGATCGTGCTCAAGCAGGGCTTTGTGGAGGTTCCGATGCACGGAAATATAAGCGACTTTCAAGATGCCATTCTAATATCACGAAAAGAGGTGGAAGACATCAACACTCTTATTCTG GAAAATGGAAGGATCAAACTCAACACCATGCGCCATACCATGACTTTCCACAGGGAGATCATGAAAATGGAGTGGACCCACAAAAAACTGAGGATGCACATCGAGGACCTCAACGAAGAACTGAACGACATCAACCATTTGAAA GTGACCAAAGAGATGCAGGTATACCTCAAGGGTAAGGAGAAGAGCCTACCTTTCGAGGTAGGGTTGGAACTACTGAAAAACTCCTACGAGATTATCCTGACGGAGAAGAAGGTGGCCGTGGGCAAGCTGAAGAAaatgatcaatgttcttcgagAGGACAGCAGGAAACTTGATGCACAAATCCGTGATATTAACGTGGACGTGTGCGAGTGCAAGTTGGATAAGGATTGGGAACTGGACGTTGAAGCTAAGAAGCAAACTGACAAGAG AATGCAGTCGATGGCTAAAAGAAGTAAGATGATccggaaaatacaagaaaaccaCCAGACCATACTTCTGCTGCAGACTGAATTGGAGCTGCTTAGATTGAAAACTTATCCAACGATTAAGTACAGAATACTTTCTTAa
- the LOC123318383 gene encoding chymotrypsin-1-like, giving the protein MPSVAMSTKLEIDQISRGFCADRVVGGSDAADGAYPYQVALEIRNSLFCGGSIIDNSWILTAAHCLDRLTPEKVKVVAGTSILKNGTGQEFEVESLKIHENYNSKNVTNDIGLIKLKKSIEFNDKMKSIPLADKETRGGRRLTLTGWGKTRYPGETTTKLQKIELLSVNDSDCATIYSGRVDKRNLCTLGIPGRGACQGDSGGPLVLDGKQVGVVSWGIACARGMPDVFTDVYSFKDWIEQNIKSEV; this is encoded by the exons ATGCCAAGTGTTGCTATGTCGACCAAACTTGAAATTGATCAAATAAGCA GAGGGTTCTGTGCAGATAGAGTCGTAGGAGGTTCAGATGCTGCTGATGGTGCATATCCTTATCAAGTTGCTTTAGAGATAAGAAACTCACTTTTCTGCGGAGGTTCAATCATAGACAACTCATGGATACTGACAGCAGCCCACTGCCTAGACAG ACTAACGCCAGAAAAAGTCAAAGTAGTTGCTGGAacatcaattttgaaaaatggcaCGGGACAAGAATTCGAAGTAGAAAGTTTGAAGATTCACGAAAACTACAACTCGAAAAACGTCACTAACGATATTGGATTAATAAAACTGAAGAAATCCATCGAATTCAATGATAAAATGAAGAGTATTCCATTGGCGGACAAGGAAACAAGAGGTGGAAGAAGATTAACTCTAACTGGATGGGGTAAAACTAGG TATCCTGGTGAAACAACAACTAAACTTCAGAAGATAGAGCTACTGTCAGTAAACGATTCTGATTGCGCTACAATTTACTCTGGCAGAGTAGATAAAAGAAACCTCTGCACGTTAGGTATACCTGGAAGAGGAGCCTGTCAG GGGGATTCCGGTGGTCCATTGGTTCTAGATGGCAAACAAGTTGGAGTGGTATCTTGGGGTATAGCATGTGCCAGAGGAATGCCTGATGTATTTACTGATGTCTACAGTTTCAAAGATTGGATTGAACAGAACATAAAGTCTGAAGTCTAA
- the LOC123318871 gene encoding coatomer subunit beta, producing MAAVEQPCYTLINVPIDSEPYSELQLKQDLEKGDIKVKIEALKKTIHMILAGERLPPGLLMIIIRYVLPLQDHTAKKLLLIFWEIVPKTTPDGKLLQEMILVCDAYRKDLQHPNEFLRGSTLRFLCKLKEPELLEPLMPSIRSCLEHRHSYVRRNAVLAIFTIYRNFEALIPDAPELISNYLDGEQDMSCKRNAFLMLLHADQERALSYLASCLDQVTSFGDILQLVIVELIYKVCHNNPSERSRFIRCIYNLLNSSSPAVRYEAAGTLVTLSTAPTAIKAAASCYIELIIKESDNNVKLIVLDRLIALKEHPTHEKVLQDSVMDILRVLASPDLEVRKKTLALAMDLVSSRNIEEMVLVLKKEVSKTHDVEHEDTGKYRQLLVRTLHQCCIKFPDVAVSVVPVLVEFLSDTNELAATDVMIFIREVIQKFGNLQPLIIEKLLETFSDIKSVKVHRAALWILGEYAATSADIEVVMKQIITNLGEGALVDLEQKLVSGEEETQSNNSVQQTQQTTLVTSDGTYATQSIFSTSQKPKKEKRPPLRQYLMDGDFFIGASVASTVTKLALRYSELTNVSLKQKNRFDAEAMLCMAGIIHLGKSGLPAKAITNDDRDHILFCLRALSDRSPSILHIFSELCRLSLNEMLLAKEKEEASNQKAKEKLGKIIQADDAINFMQLQTDKSNELGENMFETSLSQALAGGRIGGSDGASAVNKLNKVTQLTGFSDPVYAEAYVHVNQYDIVLDVLIVNQTNDTLQNCTLELATLGDLKLVEKPQPVVLAPRDFCNIKANVKVASTENGIIFGNIVYDITGAASDRNVVVLNDIHIDIMDYIIPATCSDTEFRQMWAEFEWENKVSVNTTLTDLAEYLKHLVKSTNMKCLTPEKALSGQCGFMAANMYAKSIFGEDALANLSIEKPFNKPDAPVTGHIRIRAKSQGMALSLGDKINMTQKVQQSKVVVAA from the exons ATGGCTGCTGTAGAGCAACCTTGTTATACTCTCATAAACGTTCCCATAGATTCGGAGCCTTACAGTGAATTACAGCTGAAACAAGACCTGG AAAAGGGAGATataaaagtgaaaattgaagcCCTGAAAAAAACGATTCATATGATCCTTGCTGGAGAACGTTTACCTCCAGGTTTGTTAATGATTATTATTCGGTATGTTCTCCCTCTGCAAGATCATACGGCTAAGAAGttacttttgattttttggGAAATCGTTCCTAAAACTACACCCGATGGCAAACTACTACAGGAAATGATACTTGTTTGTGATGCTTATCG AAAAGATCTTCAACATCCTAACGAGTTCTTACGTGGTTCAACCTTACGGTTTTTATGTAAACTGAAAGAGCCAGAACTTCTAGAACCACTGATGCCATCTATAAGGTCCTGTCTAGAACATAGACATTCATATGTACGAAGGAATGCAGTTTTGGCTATTTTCACCATATATCGAAATTTTGAAGCATTGATCCCAGATGCTCCAGAACTCATATCGAATTATTTGGATGGTGAACAAGATATGTCATGTAAGAGAAATGCATTTTTGATGCTTCTCCATGCAGATCAAGAGAGGGCGCTCTCTTATTTGGCATCATGCTTAGATCAAGTAACTTCATTTGGAGATATCTTACAATTAGTCATTGTTGAATTGATTTACAAAGTCTGTCATAATAATCCTTCTGAGAGGTCCAGATTTATCAGGTGTATTTACAACTTGTTAAACTCCAGCAGTCCTGCCGTAAGATATGAAGCCGCAG GAACCCTTGTCACACTTTCTACAGCTCCCACAGCAATCAAAGCAGCGGCTAGCTGCTACATTGAACTCATAATCAAAGAGAGCGATAACAATGTTAAACTGATTGTGTTAGATAGGCTGATTGCTCTTAAGGAACATCCAACTCACGAAAAGGTTCTTCAAGATTCGGTCATGGATATATTGAGGGTTCTAGCTAGTCCAGACCTTGAG GTCCGAAAGAAAACCCTAGCTCTAGCAATGGACTTAGTTTCCTCtagaaatattgaagaaatggtTTTGGTGCTGAAGAAAGAAGTATCCAAAACACATGATGTAGAGCATGAAGATACAGGAAAGTACAGACAGTTGCTAGTTCGTACTCTACATCAGTGTTGCATCAAGTTCCCCGATGTAGCAGTTTCTGTTGTCCCCGTTTTGGTAGAATTCCTATCTGATACAAATGAATTAGCTGCTACAGATGTGATGATCTTCATCAGAGAAGTGATTCAGAAGTTTGGAAATCTACAACCTCTAATCATCGAA AAATTATTAGAAACGTTCAGCGATATAAAGAGCGTTAAAGTTCATCGCGCCGCTCTCTGGATTCTCGGCGAGTATGCTGCAACTTCTGCGGATATTGAAGTTGTAATGAAACAAATCATAACTAATTTGGGGGAAGGGGCACTTGTAGATCTTGAGCAGAAATTGGTATCTGGTGAGGAAGAAACTCAATCGAATAATAGTGTCCAGCAAACGCAGCAAACCACTTTGGTTACATCTGACGGAACTTATGCTACTCAGTCTATCTTCAGTACTTCACA AAAACCCAAAAAGGAAAAACGGCCACCCTTAAGACAGTATCTTATGGACGGCGACTTTTTCATTGGAGCATCTGTGGCCTCTACCGTAACAAAATTGGCATTGAGATACAGCGAATTGACTAATGTCAGCCTTAAACAGAAAAACCGTTTTGATGCAGAAGCAATGCTGTGCATGGCCGGCATTATTCATCTTGGTAAATCAG GATTGCCAGCTAAAGCCATCACAAATGATGACAGAGACCATATACTATTTTGCCTCAGAGCTCTTTCCGATCGTTCTCCGTCTATCTTGCACATTTTCTCTGAATTGTGTCGATTGTCCTTGAACGAGATGCTCTTGgcaaaagaaaaagaagaagctTCTAATCAAAAAGCAAAGGAGAAACTCGGTAAAATTATTCAAGCGGATGATGCAATCAACTTTATGCAACTTCAAACAGATAAATCAAATGAGCTTGGGGAGAATATGTTTGAAACTTCTTTATCTCAAGCCTTGGCTGGTGGAAGA ATTGGAGGATCAGACGGAGCATCGGCAGTTAACAAGCTCAATAAAGTAACCCAATTGACAGGTTTCTCTGATCCAGTTTACGCAGAGGCCTATGTCCATGTCAACCAATATGACATTGTCCTCGATGTTTTGATTGTGAACCAAACCAACGATACACTCCAGAATTGCACATTGGAACTGGCAACTTTGGGTGATTTGAAGCTGGTCGAAAAACCACAGCCTGTGGTATTGGCACCTAGAGATTTCTGCAACATCAAAGCCAATGTTAAAGTTGCATCCACAGAGAATGGTATCATATTTGGGAATATTGTTTACGACATAACTGGCGCCGCTTCGGATAGAAACGTTGTCGTTCTGAATGACATTCATATTGATATTATGGATTATATCATTCCAGCTACTTGCAGCGATACTGAATTCAGACAGATGTGGGCTGAATTTGAGTGGGAGAATAAG GTCTCTGTGAATACTACACTcacagatcttgcggaataccTGAAACATCTAGTGAAAAGTACGAATATGAAATGTCTCACACCGGAAAAAGCTCTTTCTGGACAGTGTGGATTCATGGCAGCCAATATGTATGCGAAGTCTATATTTGGAGAAGATGCTTTAGCCAATCTGAGCATAGAGAAGCCATTCAACAAACCAGATGCTCCAGTGACAGGACATATTCGTATTAGAGCAAAAAGCCAG GGAATGGCTCTCAGTTTGGGAGATAAGATCAATATGACTCAGAAGGTACAACAAAGTAAAGTTGTAGTTGCTGCTTGA